TCACTCTTGAGAATGGNNNNNNNNNNNNNNNNNNNNNNNNNNNNNNNNNNNNNNNNNNNNNNNNNNNNNNNNNNNNNNNNNNNNNNNNNNNNNNNNNNNNNNNNNNNNNNNNNNNNNNNNNNNNNNNNNNNNNNNNNNNNNNNNNNNNNNNNNNNNNNNNNNNNNNNNNNNNNNNNNNNNNNNNNNNNNNNNNNNNNNNNNNNNNNNNNNNNNNNNNNNNNNNNNNNNNNNNNNNNNNNNNNNNNNNNNNNNNNNNNNNNNTACAATCacgtttttgctgcatgggaagggaggaaaacatggttttattgtgtgtttaaggcacatgcttatttccttgaagaatggtgcacatggNacaagaagtcaacacattttggtggcttattgaaggtggaaattgaagtttgacttgttgAAACATGACTCACGACCAAGAGGTTTCCTtaggccatttggacttttaatttatttgttaatttcatattgggtcacttaatttactagaagtaaaataggcttgttaatttctcttgttttaacttagtttaattagtaggttgagttgtcttcatgtgtttaagttagttttgcatttaattatttttaactgtgtttgctaattaattgataacaatgtttgatatttaaatattgtctaaggtttttaatagtgttagtttaattatcaTGCTAGCTCAAATTGgattgtttgcatctgtgtctttatattgagatcattaaattttgcaacaCACTTCAACtcccccccttttcgtgttagactcgattctcgaaccgcaaaattggtcttgagagacgacctaagggtcattccctagctatactgcatttctaatatgcaatcaaatttgtatgggccgtgaCAGTCCATCAGTCTTTATCtagcatttttttaaataaacctCTTATTGTCTTCATCATCTACAAAATACAAAActcatttatcaataaaatcaaatttctgcttgattaatttaattaaatttgaactaatttaatgtttaaaaaaatgaaaattcgAACCTAATTACATTACGAATTAGAcaatttgaaatgtatttttgaatttaGAATACATATTGAATTGCACGTAATATATTTAGATTAATGATACATTTCGGATTAGACttatttagaatataattttgaatttggaaTGCAATCCAAAacgtaatataaaaataaaattacgtTTTAGACTACACGATCCAATATgttaattaaatctaaatacATACATGTTTGTGAATCCGAAATGTATTCCAAATTCCAAAAAATAATCGCATTACAGCAAACATTCATTTCTccataaaacttttaataacaacaaatgaaaaaaacgaaaaagcCAACTCACTTACTACACGTTATAATTGCACACaatgttttcttcttcacaAGCTTCCAATAATGGAAGTGTGACACATTGAAGCTTAAATGAAGATGCGACACATTGAAACTTTTATAGAAATGCAGGCTGTTGCACCTATGAGCAACGCAGGTGCATGGCATTGTGACTTCCGATAATGGAGATTTAGATTTATGGAGGTCCAATACTTATGTGATAACCAATGAAATGTAaggttttttaatattgtttaatcAAGGATAATTAGGTCATTTTCATAAAGTTATTTggtacaaaaataaattatgggaGTACAGGAAGAAATATCCTTTCCGGACAAACTTTAGTTGAAAAAGTCTAATTTAGatttgggtgttgctccctacatctccccaagtgggacctgtatttccccattaatttaatttatttcaaaaatattctacacctccccactattttctttattccaaaaataccctacacctccccaccatccttaaccatctttctcttttttttctccctacattaatggagcattcatatggttcagatttgaatttgtaacatactacaaaatataaaattaagaggaaacttcaatattagtacttataccatttctattttataaaattaaaagttagatgcaaatacaaaataataaacataataatattaatagtaaataatgatatattattattattattatNNNNNNNNNNNNNNNNNNNNNNNNNNNNNNNNNNNNNNNNNNNNNNNNNNNNNNNNNNNNNNNNNNNNNNNNNNNNNNNNNNNNNNNNNNNNNNNNNNNNNNNNNNNNNNNNNNNNNNNNNNNNNNNNNNNNNNNNNNNNNNNNNNNNNNNNNNNNNNNNNNNNNNNNNNNNNNNNNNNNNNNNNNNNNNNNNNNNNNNNNNNNNNNNNNNNNNNNNNNNNNNNNNNNNNNNNNNNNNNNNNNNNNNNNNNNNNNNNNNNNNNNNNNNNNNNNNNNNNNNNNNNNNNNNNNNNNNNNNNNNNNNNNNNNNNNNNNNNNNNNNNNNNNNNNNNNNNNNNNNNNNNNNNNNNNNNNNNNNNNNNNNNNNNNNNNNNNNNNNNNNNNNNNNNNNNNNNNNNNNNNNNNNNNNNNNNNNNNNNNNNNNNNNNNNNNNNNNNNNNNNNNNNNNNNNNNNNNNNNNNNNNNNNNNNNNNNNNNNNNNNNNNNNNNNNNNNNNNNNNNNNNNNNNNNNNNNNNNNNNNNNNNNNNNNNNNNNNNNNNNNNNNNNNNNNNNNNNNNNNNNNNNNNNNNNNNNNNNNNNNNNNNNNNNNNNNNNNNNNNNNNNNNNNNNNNNNNNNNNNNNNNNNNNNNNNNNNNNNNNNNNNNNNNNNNNNNNNNNNNNNNNNNNNNNNNNNNNNNNNNNNNNNNNNNNNNNNNNNNNNNNNNNNNNNNNNNNNNNNNNNNNNNNNNNNNNNNNNNNNNNNNNNNNNNNNNNNNNNNNNNNNNNNNNNNNNNNNNNNNNNNNNNNNNNNNNNNNNNNNNNNNNNNNNNNNNNNNNNNNNNNNNNNNNNNNNNNNNNNNNNNNNNNNNNNNNNNNNNNNNNNNNNNNNNNNNNNNNNNNNNNNNNNNNNNNNNNNNNNNNNNNNNNNNNNNNNNNNNNNNNNNNNNNNNNNNNNNNNNNNNNNNNNNNNNNNNNNNNNNNNNNNNNNNNNNNNNNNNNNNNNNNNNNNNNNNNNNNNNNNNNNNNNNNNNNNNNAAATAATTgtcaaataaaaattgttaaaaaaaattattcataacgAAAAATGTAATAGGATACAGTAAGCTTTGTAAAATAATTGTCaaataaaagttgttaaaaaaacatgatttatgACGAAAAATGTAATAGGGTGCAGGAAGCaataacttaaaagaaattagTTAAACTTCAGGCTAAACCATGTTTGAAGCCCATTAATAAAACTGACGCCCACGTATATACACAAGTTCAAATTGTCCACAGAGTAGAGACATTTTGGATTACACaactaaaaaatatagtatagaTTGCACGTTCTAAAAACACATTATGGATTGCatgatataaaaatgtatttaaaattgtgCAATTCATAATTTagaaatttactttaaaattcttaatcttgaaaacatattttgtatTGCCTAAtctaaaaatgtattataaattagACAATTTGAAATGtagttttagatttaaaaatataaatgatatgattttaaatatatttataacttttgtaATTCATGATTGCATTTTGGATTgtaatctataatatatattttttaattatgcaatttataatgaatttctGAACTAttcaatccaaaataattttcatatttgaaaaattattccaAATTTTGCAAcacaaaatatgttttcaaattgTGTCATCCAAAATTCTAACCCATAAGTAGTTTTGATTAATACCTTGAAAATATACATAAAGATAGCACCGGGATAGAGAAAGGAAGAGCCTCAATTTGGTTGATAAAGGTATTTTTTCCttgttctaaaaaaatatatatatcttccTACACCATAGAAATATCTTCTTCcatcccaaaaatataaacacaGACAAAATTACCttcaacgttttttttttaacattccaCAATTAGGGATGACAGAAAAATTCGTACCTAGGTAAAATCCGTTACGAGTATTTAATATCCACGCATAgcaggtattttaatatttgtttgttaacgagtcgggttcgggtatcatcTTATCTATATCCGCAGGTACCCACTATccatttaaaaaccaaaatttcaattttacccttaactattttatgaaattaaaaaataaattaaaatatatgtttttaattttgccACGGTGTTGTGCAGAGCAAGAGGTAAAGTTCCCTTCttcttgtttcttcttctctctcacacttccttcccttcttctttcttctttctttttctctttacacAAAAACATGAGTAAAAGATGAGATTCAATGCTAACAAAAGCAGGGTCTTGTAGGCAAATGGTAATGCCTTGAGTACGATCctcaattttacattttttttttaattttcacctTTGATTACAAAAGTCGAAAAGTGAAACCACAGACATAACACTCACCAGAAGTGATGTCAGAGGTGGCTGAGAAAGGGCCACGTCCACCAGCGGAGGAGGCGGAGGCTGACGGTTCCGACAACCTTACATCGATGGTTTTTGGAGAATCAGCTACGAGCTTCATGCCTAGAAAGTGCAGATCTGAGATTTTTTTATGCAGATATGCAGATCTAAAATCCTTAAGTGCAGATTTGAGATGTTTTGAtgcaaatatgaaatattttgatGTAGATATGAATTTGAAGTGAAGATCTAAGGtttataagttttgaaaaagaatgaaaaataaagtttgggTTAGAATTTGGGTTTGGATAACAATACATACACTATTAATGGGTATCCAACGGATATTCacggattttttttatataaataccCAACGAATAACGAGACGGATAACAGATACACTTTATACATGCAGGTCGGGTTCGGATACCATATTATCCAATCCGAACCCGACCCATTACCATCTCTATCCATGACACACCTCTTAACCTTGAGAAGTTTGCATTATACAGAAACCTCTCCTAACCTTGGATCTAGCATTATTAGGAAGAATACATTATCATGTAGTCGTTGTTGTAACAGCTAAGCTTGTATTGAATGCTTTGTAAATTTTCAATGCCGAATTTTTTTGAAGTATATGGCCAAACtactaacattttcttttatcatatttatgaaCTACATACGCCTCTTTTTCTCTATTATGCTTTCGTGTTGCAAGTAACACCATTCATATTATATGGACAACATTTGCTGGACAACATTATCTAAAACatcaaattgaatttattttataaaaaaataattttttaaaatttatatgttaacatatttaaatttgttttttttaaacatcaaatttatttgtattaatattttattgtttagtttgatttaaattgttcttaaaaaattatttttatttaagtttatattttaaattaaagtttatttttaaataattgtaattaaattttttaaataattaatgaaatataaaatatagcaAATATTCATggatatttacatatattttttataaatatccaACTAATATCAAAACAAGTAATATGGTAATCTTTTTAAACGGATAGCAAGTAGGTGTAGCatgcttatttttaaataattataaataaataaataataaaactaaaatacacatctaatagaatttaaaatcaattacaaCTTAAAAGTAGACTTTTTATTAagagttttattatatattttaaagcacacagataaatttatttcttacaGTGACGATTTAAGTCACAATGAACAGTGACACCAAATTAAACACGTGTGAAGCAGTGATTAACTAGATTGTTGTGTTGGTCTTAACCAAATTGTCATCCAACTCTTTGGCAAAGATTTTCATAACTTGTGAAGGCAAGGAAACCAAAACCAGAATCCCTTCCTCTCCCTTCGCGTTCTCACTAGGGACATGAAAGTTAACTGCAGGAAACGTCCCAGCACCAGCAACGGCCATTCCTCCGTACACCGCCTTCCCCCACCCGAAATCCAAATCTCTAAATCCAATATCCGTCGTATCCAAAACCAGACACGACCTCACCACAGTAAACAAAGGCCTTCCCGAAGTCGCCATCAGATCCGCCACCGAGTGAACATACTCCTCGCTCACCTCGCCCCTTGCCTTCTGTATCAGTCTCACCGCATACTCCAACGGCTCCGAGGAAATCTCTCCGGCGGCGGCCACAGCTGCCGGAAACCCGAAGCAGCTACCATAATAATTAGTCAGTGAGGCCGACGTGAACTTGCCACGTGCATCGACGATGCACATCATTCGGACGTCCTCCTTCGGATTGAACTGAAGCGCTCTTGTGCGGCAGCGCCAGACGTAAGACGTCAACACCTCGAAGGTGGTGGCGTGCTCGTCGAGGTCACGGGGGAGGAGGGCGCGGATGGCGGCAGTTTCGGCAGGGCCGAAGAAGAATGACCGTTGCTCGTAGTTCTGTGGAACGGCGTCGCCGGAGTCTGTGAGTTGCTCGTACTCCCGATGGTTAAATGTGACACGTGGCGGGTCCCTGGCTAAGAGAAGGTCCCTATGCCACAAAGGCTCGAATGGAGGTTCTTGGAAGACTCCCCGAGCTATCCCTGCCACGGTAGTTGCGAACTGAAAGGCGCCAACTCCGTCGACTATGGTGTGGTTGAAACGGAGCGTAAAGATGAAACCACCGCACTTCAAACGCGTCACCtgtatattattgaaaaataaataaaaaaaataaaaaaactacttAAAAACATGTATGCACTAATTTGTAATTAACTATAGATGTCacattaaactttatataattaaactttgGTGATATTGATCAATCATgcatatataattaagtttgtTTAACTAAAACCTGATTTTCATTAGGGCCACCAGTAAGTAATAGTCCGTAAAATAACAAATGTTAGATGATAAAGTTCCATATAAAATTGAAAGCTTGGTTGAAGAATATGGTAAGTTAGACCTGTATAATAAAAATGGGTGTATCAGTGACCGCTTCCGAACCGGGAGGTTGGTAAAGGAGTTCTTGGAAGTTCGGGAAAGGGGGTTTAAGAGTGTGACCGAATTGTTGGAGTGTGATATCAGCATCGGCCTCGATGAACATCACACCCTCCTCGTTGCAATCCACCACCAGGCTTCCGTCAGGACCGTCCTTAATCCTTCCAGCCAACGGGTAGTAGAAAACTAGGGTTTCAGCGAGAGCGTGTCTAATTGCTTTAACCGGGTCCTTCCCTGCTACTGATGGGTTGTTTCTGTAGAACTGTATGATTGGAATTTGGATTCGGAGGCCCTGTTGGGTGTCTATGTCTGATAGCAGCTTGGTTTCGTGGGGAGTGGGCTTGGCCGGAGCCACCAGCTCTGGTTCGCTCCTCCGCACGTCAAACACGAGAGGGGGAGAAGAGGATTCCAACTCCAAGTCGTGAGAAAAAGCCATGGGTGCGTGGAAGAAGAGTGTAGAAAAACGTAACGTGAGTAATGAGTACAGTGTTGCATGGTCCTGGCGAATTTATAGAATGGATCCCAATATTTTAACACTCCAAATTTGACACTGTTTTGATCACGCCACGTGTCGGCTTCTGATtggacatttttttaaaaaaaaaaaattccaaaaaagtGACGTCATTTATTAGGAAATGGTTTGAATTATTTGTTTCCGAGTTTGCTCTTGGCCAGATTCATGTGACATAAGGGTTCTCTTTCTTCCCTGTTTCAGTAGTTGTTGAGTTTCTCCGAGAGGTTCGTTCTTGGCTTACGGTCATCCGAAATCGTTTTCGGCTTCGTTTTTGTCATCTCACTATCCTTGGTCCTTATGGTTGCCCTCCTGGAGTTCCTTATCGGTGTGGATGTTGCGGTGATTGCATCTTTTGGTTGTTGGTGTGTTCGTGTTGCGAAATGGCGAGTTCTTCGACCGGGTAAGCGCATTAGTATTTGGTTGGTTTGTGGTGTTTAGCGCTTGGTATTTGGAGTTTGAgttttgtggtttttttttatgtaaggttttgaagttttggtttttggaatttgTATGCAGTTGACGGTTCATCACTCGGTTTCCACAAAGTTCATATGTAGTTTGAACAAACGATTAAGAAAAGAGCACCAGTCACTTATTGCAGGCACTCCTTTTCGGTGGTTTCTTGATTTGACTGATAATATTAAAGTTGGTAGGAAAATCTTGAGTGAGTTAGTGCCTAAATGGGAGGATTCAAGTGGTGGTTTTATAATTGCAGATA
This genomic interval from Vigna radiata var. radiata cultivar VC1973A chromosome 8, Vradiata_ver6, whole genome shotgun sequence contains the following:
- the LOC106771100 gene encoding benzyl alcohol O-benzoyltransferase, with amino-acid sequence MAFSHDLELESSSPPLVFDVRRSEPELVAPAKPTPHETKLLSDIDTQQGLRIQIPIIQFYRNNPSVAGKDPVKAIRHALAETLVFYYPLAGRIKDGPDGSLVVDCNEEGVMFIEADADITLQQFGHTLKPPFPNFQELLYQPPGSEAVTDTPIFIIQVTRLKCGGFIFTLRFNHTIVDGVGAFQFATTVAGIARGVFQEPPFEPLWHRDLLLARDPPRVTFNHREYEQLTDSGDAVPQNYEQRSFFFGPAETAAIRALLPRDLDEHATTFEVLTSYVWRCRTRALQFNPKEDVRMMCIVDARGKFTSASLTNYYGSCFGFPAAVAAAGEISSEPLEYAVRLIQKARGEVSEEYVHSVADLMATSGRPLFTVVRSCLVLDTTDIGFRDLDFGWGKAVYGGMAVAGAGTFPAVNFHVPSENAKGEEGILVLVSLPSQVMKIFAKELDDNLVKTNTTI